In the Arachis ipaensis cultivar K30076 chromosome B10, Araip1.1, whole genome shotgun sequence genome, one interval contains:
- the LOC107622729 gene encoding transmembrane 9 superfamily member 8: MAFLRSQSLSAVAVLLLLLIHGAHSFYLPGVAPQDFQKGDQLQVKVNKLTSTKTQLPYTYYSLPYCRPEKIQDSAENLGEVLRGDRIENSLYVFKMREPQMCNVVCNLKLDAKTAKEFKEKINDEYRVNMILDNLPLVVPIKRTDQEDSYFYQLGYHVGLKGLYSGVKEEKFFIHNHLAFTVKYHKDAVTESARIVGFEVKPFSIKHEYDGKWDEKTRLTTCDPHAKHTVVNSNTPQEVEENKEIIFTYDVDFQESEVKWASRWDAYLLMNDDQIHWFSIVNSLMIVLFLSGMVAMIMLRTLYRDISKYNELETQEEAQEETGWKLVHGDVFRPPNNSDLLCVYVGTGVQFFGMILVTMIFAVLGFLSPSNRGGLMTAMLLLWVFMGIFAGYASTRLYKMFKGTEWKKMALRTAVVFPGIVSAVFSVLNTLIWGEKSSGAVPFGTMFALIFLWFGISVPLVFVGSYVGFKKPAIENPVKTNKIPRQIPEQAWYMNPVFSVLIGGILPFGAVFIELFFILTSIWLNQFYYIFGFLFLVFIILIITCAEITIVLCYFQLCSEDYLWWWRSYLTSGSSALYLFLYATFYFFTKLEITKLVSAILYFGYMLIASYAFFVVTGTIGFYACFWFTRLIYSSVKID, from the exons ATGGCGTTTTTGAGATCTCAATCGCTCTCTGCGGTTGCTGTTCTTCTGCTACTCCTCATCCATGGAGCTCACTCCTTCTACCTCCCCGGCGTCGCCCCGCAGGATTTCCAGAAG GGAGATCAATTACAAGTGAAAGTAAACAAATTAACATCAACAAAGACCCAGCTTCCATACACATATTATTCACTTCCTTATTGTCGTCCAGAAAAAATACAGGATAGTGCTGAAAATCTCGGGGAAGTACTTCGTGGTGACCGCATTGAAAATTCTCTTTATGTG TTCAAAATGCGTGAACCACAAATGTGCAATGTTGTGTGTAATCTTAAACTCGATGCCAAAACTGCTAAGGAGTTCAAAGAGAAGATCAACGATGAGTATCGGGTGAACAT GATCCTAGATAACCTTCCTCTAGTTGTTCCCATAAAAAGGACCGATCAGGAGGATTCTTATTTTTATCAGCTCGGTTACCATGTCGGACTCAAAGGGCTGTACAGCGGG GTTAAGGAGGAGAAATTTTTTATTCACAATCATTTGGCATTTACTGTTAAGTATCATAAAGATGCAGTGACGGAATCTGCTAGGATCGTGGGCTTTGAGGTTAAGCCATTCAG TATCAAACATGAATATGATGGTAAGTGGGATGAAAAGACTCGTCTAACAACCTGTGACCCCCATGCTAAACACACAGTTGTCAACTCCAACACTCCTCAAGAGgttgaagaaaacaaggagaTTATCTTCACATATGACGTTGACTTCCAG GAAAGTGAGGTGAAGTGGGCTTCAAGATGGGATGCCTATTTGTTGATGAATGATGACCAAATTCACTGGTTCTCAATTGTTAACTCATTAATGATTGTTCTCTTCCTCTCGGGAATGGTAGCAATGATAATGCTGCGGACACTGTACCGTGACATTTCAAAGTACAATGAGCTTGAGACCCAAGAAGAAGCCCAAGAAGAGACTGGTTGGAAACTTGTCCATGGTGATGTGTTTAGGCCTCCTAACAACTCAGATTTGCTCTGTGTTTATGTTGGAACTGGTGTTCAGTTTTTTGGAATGATATTGGTAACCATGATATTTGCTGTGCTTGGGTTCCTTTCTCCTTCAAACCGAGGTGGCCTAATGACAGCCATGCTCTTGCTATGGGTTTTCATGGGAATTTTCGCTGGTTATGCTTCAACTCGCTTATACAAAATGTTCAAGGGAACGGAGTGGAAGAAAATGGCCCTCAGAACTGCAGTAGTGTTCCCTGGAATTGTATCTGCCGTTTTCTCTGTGTTAAATACTCTCATATGGGGCGAAAAATCATCTGGAGCTGTGCCATTTGGAACTATGTTTGCTCTGATCTTCTTATGGTTTGGGATTTCAGTTCCACTTGTTTTCGTTGGTAGTTATGTTGGGTTCAAGAAGCCAGCAATTGAAAATCCTGTGAAGACAAATAAAATCCCAAGGCAGATCCCTGAGCAGGCTTGGTACATGAACCCAGTCTTCTCGGTTTTGATTGGTGGAATACTCCCATTTGGAGCTGTTTTCATTGAACTTTTCTTCATCCTCACTTCAATCTGGTTGAATCAGTTTTACTACATCTTTGGATTCCTCTTTTTGGTCTTCATCATCCTGATCATCACTTGTGCCGAAATAACCATTGTTCTCTGCTACTTCCAGTTGTGCAGTGAGGATTACTTGTGGTGGTGGCGGTCATACCTCACCTCGGGTTCTTCCGCACTTTATCTCTTCCTCTATGCCACATTCTACTTCTTCACCAAGCTTGAGATCACAAAGTTGGTATCTGCAATATTATActttgggtacatgctcatagCTTCTTATGCGTTCTTTGTGGTAACCGGTACTATAGGATTTTATGCTTGCTTTTGGTTCACTAGGCTCATCTACTCCTCAGTCAAAATTGATTAG